A single genomic interval of Paracoccus contaminans harbors:
- a CDS encoding capsule biosynthesis protein, with the protein MTTPPKVRRFHLSAAESPLSAARAAAQGEAPAPAAPRQSPARPAVRVEIQRGAQAAQTSAQPQAPHDEAPQGAGAHAAEPADIAAMLGAADDGFGAMRFPGAAPHPDAAAPGARDRKGGQPPAGRPAPDDAARIAAVRAENLTSRQLRLAARIAAMHGIEAASEHEAVLRLRDKGIDPFHRGAVGRILANAGNAAQSAPSPQAPATVPAPSLPARARRKEIAPIAPDGLPARPQGPALPSREALTEERRAAEIYRIQRDIAKRRRRNFSWLMARLAFFVGLPTLIAGWYYLTQATPLYATTSQFLIQQADAGGGGELGGMFRGTQLATNPDSVSVQSYLTSRDAMRRLDQELGFTRAFQDPSIDPLKRLSGDATMEQAYAVYQDSVKIGYDPTEGVINMEVIAPDPKLSEQFSLALIRYAEGQVDQMTARLRDDQMKGAIETYNDAERKVQEAQARVQALQERLGVLDPTAEGSVVMSQISALEGELSKKRLELGQLLANARPNQSRVAGTQGDISRLEQLIADTRAKLTQDQGNRASLAAISGELRIAEGDLATRQQLLAAAAGQMETARVEANKQVRYLSLSVAPVPPDEATYPKALQNTIVAFLVFSGIYLMMSLTASILREQVSS; encoded by the coding sequence ATGACTACACCGCCTAAGGTCCGCCGTTTCCACCTCAGCGCCGCCGAATCGCCGCTGTCCGCCGCGCGGGCGGCCGCACAGGGCGAAGCGCCCGCCCCTGCCGCGCCGCGGCAGTCGCCTGCCCGTCCCGCGGTGCGGGTCGAGATCCAGCGCGGCGCGCAGGCGGCGCAGACATCGGCGCAGCCCCAAGCCCCACATGACGAGGCGCCGCAGGGCGCGGGCGCGCATGCGGCGGAACCGGCCGACATCGCCGCGATGCTCGGGGCGGCCGATGACGGCTTCGGGGCGATGCGCTTTCCCGGGGCGGCGCCGCACCCGGACGCGGCCGCGCCGGGCGCTCGGGACCGCAAGGGGGGCCAGCCGCCTGCGGGCCGGCCTGCCCCGGACGACGCGGCGCGGATCGCCGCCGTCCGGGCCGAAAACCTGACCTCGCGCCAGCTTCGCCTTGCAGCCCGGATCGCGGCGATGCACGGGATCGAGGCCGCCTCGGAGCACGAGGCGGTGCTGCGCCTGCGCGACAAGGGGATCGACCCCTTCCACCGCGGCGCGGTGGGCAGGATCCTCGCCAATGCCGGGAATGCGGCGCAATCGGCGCCCTCGCCCCAGGCCCCCGCCACGGTTCCCGCGCCATCGCTGCCGGCCCGCGCCAGGCGCAAGGAAATCGCGCCCATTGCCCCCGACGGGCTGCCGGCCCGCCCGCAGGGGCCTGCCCTGCCCTCGCGCGAGGCGCTGACCGAGGAACGCCGCGCGGCCGAAATCTATCGAATCCAGCGTGACATCGCCAAGCGGCGGCGGCGCAACTTCAGCTGGCTGATGGCGCGGCTGGCCTTCTTTGTCGGGCTGCCCACGCTGATCGCCGGATGGTATTACCTGACCCAGGCGACGCCCCTTTACGCCACGACATCGCAGTTCCTGATCCAGCAGGCCGATGCGGGCGGCGGGGGCGAGCTGGGCGGGATGTTCCGTGGCACGCAGCTGGCGACAAACCCCGACAGCGTTTCGGTGCAATCCTACCTGACCTCGCGCGATGCGATGCGGCGGCTGGATCAGGAACTGGGCTTTACCCGCGCCTTCCAAGATCCGTCCATCGACCCGCTCAAGCGGCTGTCGGGGGATGCGACGATGGAACAGGCCTATGCCGTGTATCAGGATTCGGTCAAGATCGGCTATGACCCGACCGAGGGGGTCATCAACATGGAGGTGATCGCCCCCGATCCCAAGCTGTCCGAACAGTTCAGCCTGGCGCTGATCCGCTATGCCGAAGGCCAGGTCGATCAGATGACGGCCCGCCTGCGCGACGACCAGATGAAGGGCGCCATCGAGACCTACAACGATGCCGAGCGCAAGGTGCAGGAAGCGCAGGCCCGCGTGCAGGCCCTGCAGGAACGGCTGGGGGTTCTGGACCCTACCGCCGAGGGCAGCGTGGTGATGAGCCAGATCTCGGCGCTGGAGGGAGAGCTGTCCAAGAAGCGGCTGGAGCTTGGCCAGCTGCTGGCCAATGCCCGCCCGAACCAGAGCCGCGTTGCCGGCACGCAGGGCGACATCTCGCGGCTGGAACAGCTGATCGCCGACACGCGCGCCAAGCTGACCCAGGACCAGGGCAACCGCGCCTCTCTGGCCGCCATTTCGGGCGAGCTGCGGATCGCCGAAGGCGATCTGGCGACCCGCCAGCAGCTGCTGGCCGCCGCGGCCGGACAGATGGAAACCGCACGGGTCGAGGCGAACAAGCAGGTCCGCTACCTGTCGCTTTCCGTGGCGCCCGTCCCGCCGGACGAGGCAACCTATCCCAAGGCTCTGCAGAATACGATCGTCGCCTTTCTTGTCTTTTCGGGGATTTATCTGATGATGTCGCTTACCGCCTCGATCCTGCGCGAACAGGTGTCCTCGTGA
- a CDS encoding 2-hydroxyacid dehydrogenase: MRAFFAARAALWNSWAPALRAACPELDLAREGDPAGFDAVIYAPGFPKDGRAMDFAPFTRARLVQSLWAGVERIAPNPTLIQPLCRMVDPGLAQGMVEYCAGWTLRAHLGMDRFAQDGLWRNDCPPPLAAQRRVSVLGMGELGGAVADALAALGFRVTGWSASGRPRPGIEVLGGPDLHRALGRADILVTLLPDTPATRDLLDADRLALLPQGAWIINPGRGTLIVEDDLLAALNSGRLSHAVLDVFRTEPLPPAHPFWSHPQITVTPHVAAETRPASAAPVVAENLRRAMAGRPLLHQVDRARGY; this comes from the coding sequence ATGCGGGCCTTCTTCGCCGCCCGCGCCGCATTGTGGAACTCCTGGGCCCCTGCCCTGCGCGCCGCCTGCCCGGAACTGGACCTGGCGCGCGAGGGCGATCCCGCGGGCTTTGATGCGGTCATTTATGCCCCCGGCTTCCCCAAGGATGGCCGCGCGATGGACTTTGCCCCCTTCACGCGCGCGCGGCTGGTGCAAAGCCTGTGGGCCGGGGTGGAACGCATCGCCCCGAACCCGACGCTGATCCAGCCGCTGTGCCGGATGGTCGATCCGGGACTGGCGCAGGGCATGGTGGAATACTGCGCGGGCTGGACGCTGCGCGCGCATCTGGGCATGGATCGTTTCGCGCAGGACGGCCTGTGGCGCAATGATTGCCCCCCGCCCCTGGCGGCCCAGCGGCGCGTAAGCGTGCTGGGCATGGGCGAACTTGGCGGCGCGGTCGCCGATGCGCTGGCCGCGCTTGGCTTTCGCGTCACGGGGTGGTCGGCCTCGGGCCGCCCCCGGCCTGGGATCGAGGTGCTGGGCGGACCCGACCTGCACCGCGCGCTGGGGCGGGCCGACATCCTGGTCACGCTGCTGCCCGATACCCCCGCCACGCGCGATCTGCTGGACGCAGACCGGCTGGCGCTGTTGCCGCAGGGGGCGTGGATCATCAACCCCGGCCGCGGCACCCTGATCGTCGAGGATGACCTGCTTGCGGCGCTGAACAGCGGCCGCCTGTCCCATGCGGTGCTGGACGTGTTCCGCACCGAACCGCTGCCCCCCGCGCATCCCTTCTGGAGCCATCCGCAGATAACGGTGACGCCCCATGTCGCGGCCGAGACGCGCCCGGCCAGTGCCGCCCCGGTCGTGGCCGAGAACCTGCGCCGCGCGATGGCAGGGCGGCCGCTGCTGCACCAGGTGGACCGGGCGCGGGGTTACTGA
- a CDS encoding uracil-DNA glycosylase family protein, with product MLFAHAGPYLDAMSQPASMPPDPPAPAPCPEPQPPAAGPLIGPPAPHRAEPPVAGELRACRLCADRFAATATAHAPRPVVWFARGARVLVASQAPGLRVHQSGRPFTDASGRRLREWMGVDEATFYDRSRVAIVPMGFCFPGYDARGSDLPPPAICAATWRGRVLDELRPRVTLLIGGYAIRWHLGLRDVTAAVAGWRDHAPAVWPLPHPSWRNTGWLKRNPWFQAELVPALQQTLGDMLEPR from the coding sequence GTGTTATTCGCCCATGCGGGCCCCTATCTGGATGCGATGAGCCAGCCTGCCAGCATGCCGCCCGATCCCCCAGCGCCCGCCCCTTGCCCTGAGCCGCAGCCGCCTGCTGCGGGCCCTCTGATCGGCCCCCCGGCCCCTCATCGGGCCGAGCCGCCGGTCGCCGGCGAGCTGCGCGCCTGCCGCCTGTGCGCCGACCGCTTTGCCGCCACCGCGACGGCCCATGCGCCGCGCCCCGTCGTGTGGTTCGCGCGGGGCGCAAGGGTGCTGGTCGCCAGCCAGGCGCCGGGCCTGCGCGTCCATCAGTCGGGCCGTCCCTTCACCGATGCATCGGGGCGGCGGCTGCGGGAATGGATGGGCGTGGACGAGGCGACGTTCTACGACCGCAGCCGCGTCGCGATCGTGCCGATGGGCTTTTGCTTTCCGGGCTATGATGCCAGGGGATCGGACCTGCCGCCCCCGGCGATCTGCGCCGCGACATGGCGGGGGCGGGTGCTGGACGAGCTGCGCCCGCGGGTGACGCTGCTGATCGGGGGTTATGCGATCCGCTGGCATCTGGGGCTGCGCGACGTGACGGCGGCGGTGGCGGGCTGGCGCGATCACGCCCCGGCCGTCTGGCCCTTGCCTCATCCGTCCTGGCGCAATACCGGATGGCTCAAACGCAATCCGTGGTTCCAAGCCGAACTGGTCCCCGCGCTGCAGCAGACGCTGGGGGACATGCTGGAGCCGCGCTGA
- the rodA gene encoding rod shape-determining protein RodA, whose product MSSGYLDYKSDQTPTGWRRILHLNWPLVFLLTAVASAGFLMLYSVSGGRAEVWAEPQMERFAVGLVAMIGLAFVPIWFWRSISVLSYVACVLMLFAVDVFGHNAMGAQRWLDLGPIKLQPSEITKIALVLVLAAYYDWLDLSRVSRPLWVLVPVALILMPTALVLAQPDLGTSVMLVAGGGIMMFVAGVSLWYFAAVIAAVGGLVFAVLESRGTDWQLLHDYQYRRIDTFLDPTTDPLGAGYNITQAQIALGSGGWSGRGFMQGTQSRLNFLPEKHTDFIFTTLAEEFGFVGTITLLTLYALVIGFCLYSALSNRDRFASLLTLGIAATFFLYFAVNMSMVMGLMPVVGVPLPMVSYGGTQLMILLMAFGIVQSAHVNRPR is encoded by the coding sequence ATGAGCAGCGGCTATCTCGACTACAAATCCGACCAGACGCCAACGGGCTGGCGCAGGATCCTGCACCTGAACTGGCCGCTCGTGTTCCTGCTGACGGCCGTCGCCTCGGCCGGTTTCCTGATGCTGTATTCCGTCTCGGGCGGGCGGGCCGAGGTCTGGGCCGAGCCGCAGATGGAACGCTTTGCCGTGGGGCTGGTCGCCATGATCGGACTGGCTTTCGTGCCGATCTGGTTCTGGCGCTCGATCTCGGTGCTGTCCTATGTTGCCTGCGTGCTGATGCTGTTCGCGGTGGACGTGTTCGGGCACAACGCCATGGGGGCCCAGCGCTGGCTGGACCTCGGCCCCATCAAGCTGCAACCGTCCGAGATCACCAAGATCGCGCTCGTCCTGGTGCTGGCGGCCTATTACGACTGGCTGGACCTCAGCCGGGTGTCACGGCCGCTGTGGGTGCTGGTCCCGGTGGCGCTGATCCTGATGCCGACCGCGCTGGTGCTGGCGCAGCCGGATCTGGGCACCTCGGTGATGCTGGTGGCGGGCGGGGGCATCATGATGTTCGTGGCGGGCGTCAGCCTTTGGTATTTCGCCGCCGTCATCGCCGCCGTGGGCGGGCTGGTCTTTGCAGTGCTGGAAAGCCGCGGCACCGACTGGCAGCTGCTGCATGATTACCAGTACCGGCGCATCGACACCTTCCTCGATCCGACAACGGACCCGCTGGGCGCAGGATACAACATCACCCAGGCGCAGATCGCGCTCGGCTCGGGCGGCTGGTCAGGGCGCGGCTTCATGCAGGGGACACAAAGCCGGCTGAACTTCCTGCCCGAAAAGCACACCGACTTCATCTTCACCACGCTGGCCGAGGAATTCGGCTTTGTCGGCACAATCACGCTGCTGACGCTGTATGCGCTGGTGATCGGCTTCTGCCTTTATTCGGCGCTGAGCAACCGCGACCGCTTTGCCAGCCTGCTGACGCTGGGCATCGCGGCGACGTTCTTTCTGTACTTCGCCGTGAACATGAGCATGGTGATGGGCCTGATGCCGGTAGTGGGGGTGCCGCTGCCCATGGTCAGCTATGGGGGAACGCAGCTGATGATCCTGCTGATGGCGTTCGGGATCGTGCAATCGGCCCATGTCAACCGGCCGCGCTGA
- the mreC gene encoding rod shape-determining protein MreC: protein MARRSHDYATPVRRILVALLVLVLLGVFLFWRIDSLRAERMRAAIVDRLVPSLEWVMAPVTAASRMAAGFQSYQRLYQQNQELRRELQKMSAWKEAAVQLEQENAKLLAQNNVRLDPALTSVSGVVTADSGTAFRQSVLVNRGARDGILDGWATMDGLGLVGRITGVGQTTSRVMLLTDPSSRLPVTIQPSGQRALLTGDNTALPYLDFMESPEDVRPGDRVVSSGDGGLFPPGLLVGQAVQASDRRMRVRLAADYGRLEFLRVLRSRPAEPLADEGALIPPPPPGFIGPPLPPRPLPSPLIGAEAGTGLQSAGLSPAPDADREPQSED from the coding sequence ATGGCGCGCCGCAGCCATGACTATGCCACGCCGGTGCGCCGCATCCTGGTGGCGCTGCTGGTGCTTGTCCTGCTGGGCGTGTTCCTGTTCTGGCGCATCGACAGCCTGCGGGCGGAACGGATGCGCGCCGCCATCGTGGACCGCCTCGTGCCCTCGCTGGAATGGGTGATGGCGCCGGTGACGGCGGCCAGCCGCATGGCGGCGGGGTTCCAGTCCTATCAGCGGCTCTATCAGCAGAACCAGGAACTGCGGCGCGAGCTGCAGAAGATGTCCGCCTGGAAAGAGGCGGCGGTCCAGCTTGAACAGGAAAACGCCAAGCTGCTGGCGCAGAACAATGTGCGGCTGGACCCGGCGCTCACCTCGGTCTCGGGGGTGGTGACGGCCGATTCAGGCACCGCCTTCCGCCAGTCGGTGCTGGTGAACCGGGGCGCGCGCGACGGCATCCTGGACGGCTGGGCGACGATGGACGGGCTGGGGCTGGTGGGGCGGATCACCGGCGTCGGGCAGACCACCAGCCGGGTGATGCTGCTGACCGATCCATCCTCGCGCCTGCCGGTGACGATCCAGCCCTCGGGCCAGCGGGCCTTGCTGACGGGGGACAATACGGCCCTGCCCTATCTCGACTTCATGGAATCGCCCGAGGATGTGCGCCCCGGCGACCGGGTCGTGTCGTCGGGGGATGGCGGGCTGTTTCCGCCGGGGCTGCTGGTCGGGCAGGCGGTGCAGGCGTCCGACCGCCGCATGCGCGTGCGGCTGGCGGCCGATTACGGCCGGCTTGAATTCCTGCGCGTCCTGCGCAGCCGCCCGGCCGAGCCGCTGGCCGACGAAGGCGCGCTGATCCCGCCCCCGCCGCCCGGCTTCATCGGCCCGCCCTTGCCGCCCAGGCCCCTGCCCTCGCCCCTGATCGGCGCCGAGGCGGGCACGGGCCTGCAGTCTGCGGGCCTTTCGCCAGCGCCCGATGCGGACCGGGAACCGCAGTCCGAGGACTGA
- a CDS encoding ABC transporter ATP-binding protein, which produces MLEFDNVSKSFWTGSQRKVILERASFRVELGESLGILAPNGTGKTTLINMMCGLEKPDEGTIRTGCRVSFPLGFMGGVIAKLSANENSRYIARIYGLDPDYVSAFCRWLCDIGEYFDRPVGTYSAGMRSRLTFALLLALEFDIYLIDEGMPSTTDVEFNRKAGSVLYDRLKTATVIVVSHQPATLEKFCRRAAVMRDGRLYMFESLDEAKQYYDYTA; this is translated from the coding sequence ATGCTGGAATTCGACAACGTCTCGAAGTCGTTCTGGACCGGCTCGCAGCGCAAGGTGATCCTCGAGCGCGCCTCGTTCCGGGTGGAACTGGGGGAATCGCTGGGTATCCTTGCACCGAACGGCACGGGCAAGACCACGCTGATCAACATGATGTGCGGGCTGGAAAAGCCGGACGAGGGCACGATCCGCACGGGATGCCGGGTGTCGTTTCCGCTGGGCTTCATGGGCGGGGTCATCGCCAAGCTGTCGGCCAACGAGAATTCGCGCTATATCGCGCGGATATACGGGCTGGACCCGGACTATGTCTCGGCCTTCTGCCGCTGGCTGTGCGACATCGGGGAATATTTCGACCGCCCTGTCGGCACCTACAGCGCGGGGATGCGCTCGCGCCTGACCTTTGCGCTGCTGCTGGCGCTCGAATTCGACATCTACCTGATCGACGAGGGGATGCCCTCGACCACGGATGTCGAATTCAACCGCAAGGCCGGATCGGTTCTCTATGACCGGCTTAAAACCGCGACGGTGATCGTCGTGTCCCATCAGCCCGCCACGCTGGAAAAGTTCTGCCGCCGCGCGGCGGTGATGCGCGACGGCCGTCTTTACATGTTCGAATCCCTGGACGAGGCCAAGCAGTATTATGACTACACCGCCTAA
- a CDS encoding rod shape-determining protein MreD, giving the protein MAATPRQRRLLGQLSYLLAALALLVASLLPLSPGAVGWPGPDWLLALTFAWVLRRPEQVPVLALAAVMLAADMLLLRPLGLGAAIAVAATEAARRREQRWAERGFAAEWLRVAALMAMMVLAARVLHVLFVIPATLAPLPAFGQDVMRLIATVGAYPVVVALARALGLRRAAPAEMDLV; this is encoded by the coding sequence ATGGCCGCCACACCGCGCCAGCGCAGATTGCTGGGTCAACTGTCCTATCTGCTGGCGGCGCTGGCGCTGCTGGTGGCCTCGCTCCTGCCGCTCTCGCCCGGCGCGGTCGGCTGGCCCGGCCCCGACTGGCTGCTGGCGCTGACCTTTGCCTGGGTGCTGCGCCGGCCCGAGCAGGTGCCGGTGCTGGCCTTGGCCGCGGTGATGCTGGCGGCGGACATGCTGCTGCTGCGCCCGCTGGGGCTTGGCGCGGCGATCGCCGTCGCCGCGACCGAGGCCGCGCGCCGGCGCGAACAGCGCTGGGCGGAACGGGGCTTTGCGGCCGAATGGCTGCGGGTGGCCGCATTGATGGCGATGATGGTGCTGGCGGCGCGGGTGCTGCATGTGCTGTTCGTGATCCCCGCGACGCTGGCGCCGCTGCCCGCTTTCGGGCAGGATGTCATGCGGCTGATCGCGACGGTCGGCGCCTATCCGGTCGTCGTCGCGCTTGCGCGCGCGCTGGGTCTGCGCCGCGCCGCCCCGGCAGAGATGGACCTGGTCTGA
- a CDS encoding rod shape-determining protein produces the protein MAFGGLFSTDIAIDLGTANTLIYVKGKGVILNEPSVVAYHVKDGKKQVLAVGEDAKLMLGRTPGSIEAIRPMRDGVIADFDSAEEMIKHFMKKVFRRTSFSKPKVIVCVPHGATPVEKRAIRQSVLSAGARKAGLIAEPIAAAIGAGMPITEPTGSMVVDIGGGTTEVAVLSLGDVVYARSVRIGGDRMDEAIVNYLRRNHNLLIGEQTAEKVKTSIGTARMPDDGRGATMMVRGRDLLNGVPKEVEITQAMIAEALAEPVQAICEAVMIALEATPPDLAADIVDRGVMLSGGGAMLGEMDLALREQTGLMIGLADQPMSCVALGTGKALEYEKQLRHVIDYDS, from the coding sequence ATGGCATTCGGCGGTCTGTTTTCGACCGATATCGCGATCGACCTGGGAACCGCGAACACGCTGATCTACGTCAAGGGCAAGGGCGTGATCCTCAATGAGCCGTCGGTGGTGGCCTACCACGTCAAGGACGGCAAGAAGCAGGTGCTGGCCGTGGGCGAGGACGCCAAGCTGATGCTGGGCCGCACCCCCGGCAGCATCGAGGCGATCCGCCCGATGCGCGACGGGGTCATCGCCGATTTCGACAGCGCCGAGGAAATGATCAAGCATTTCATGAAGAAGGTGTTCCGGCGCACCAGCTTTTCCAAGCCCAAGGTCATCGTCTGCGTTCCCCATGGCGCAACCCCCGTCGAAAAGCGGGCGATCCGCCAGTCGGTCCTGTCGGCGGGCGCCCGCAAGGCGGGCCTGATCGCCGAGCCCATCGCCGCGGCCATCGGCGCGGGCATGCCCATCACCGAGCCGACCGGCAGCATGGTCGTCGATATCGGCGGCGGCACGACCGAGGTTGCGGTGCTGTCGCTGGGCGATGTGGTCTATGCCCGCAGCGTGCGCATCGGCGGCGACCGCATGGACGAGGCGATCGTCAACTATCTGCGGCGCAACCATAACCTGCTGATCGGCGAACAGACGGCCGAGAAGGTCAAGACCAGCATCGGCACCGCCCGCATGCCCGATGACGGACGCGGCGCGACCATGATGGTGCGCGGCCGCGACCTGCTGAACGGCGTTCCCAAGGAGGTCGAGATCACCCAGGCGATGATCGCCGAGGCGCTGGCCGAGCCGGTGCAGGCGATCTGCGAGGCGGTGATGATCGCGCTGGAGGCGACGCCCCCCGACCTGGCCGCCGACATCGTCGACCGCGGCGTGATGCTGTCGGGCGGCGGCGCGATGCTGGGCGAGATGGACCTGGCCCTGCGCGAGCAGACCGGCCTGATGATCGGGCTGGCCGACCAGCCGATGAGCTGCGTCGCGCTGGGGACCGGCAAGGCGCTGGAATACGAAAAGCAGCTGCGCCACGTCATCGACTACGACAGCTGA
- a CDS encoding SseB family protein has translation MADPTALDLLCARVPFHDADAPLRALVLRQLADTELHAALVTEPAGDRAELRMFDLPGGPVALAFDDAAALAGFLGGPVAHVSLPGRVLARELAEAGRGLLVNPGRPSEMLLDGAALDWLCTALAARPETGEAAPRRLTAPRADVLAVLAEPLAARLADMAGMVAGIALVGTAGQTGEGGHLIVVAGAADQDHAVIAKALAELIAFLPEIEGGVDVTFQPLALPPGAVRIEPMAPEPQPTAPSAGQGAPPRLRW, from the coding sequence ATGGCCGATCCCACCGCGCTGGACCTGCTGTGCGCCCGCGTTCCGTTTCACGATGCCGATGCCCCCCTGCGCGCGCTGGTGCTGCGGCAGCTTGCCGATACCGAACTGCATGCCGCCCTCGTGACCGAGCCTGCCGGGGACAGGGCCGAGCTGCGCATGTTCGACCTGCCGGGCGGGCCGGTGGCGCTTGCCTTTGACGACGCGGCGGCGCTGGCGGGGTTTCTGGGCGGGCCGGTGGCCCATGTCTCGCTGCCCGGCCGGGTGCTGGCACGGGAACTTGCGGAGGCAGGGCGGGGCCTTCTGGTCAATCCCGGCCGCCCGTCCGAGATGCTGCTGGACGGGGCTGCGCTGGACTGGCTTTGCACCGCCCTGGCCGCCCGGCCCGAGACGGGCGAGGCCGCCCCCCGCCGCCTGACCGCACCGCGGGCCGACGTGCTGGCCGTGCTGGCCGAGCCGCTGGCCGCGCGCCTGGCCGACATGGCCGGGATGGTCGCCGGCATCGCCCTTGTGGGCACGGCCGGCCAGACCGGCGAGGGCGGGCACCTGATCGTCGTGGCCGGCGCGGCCGATCAGGACCACGCCGTCATCGCCAAGGCGCTGGCCGAACTGATCGCCTTTCTGCCCGAGATCGAGGGCGGGGTGGACGTGACGTTCCAGCCGCTCGCCCTGCCGCCCGGCGCCGTGCGGATCGAGCCCATGGCCCCAGAGCCGCAGCCGACCGCCCCATCCGCAGGGCAGGGCGCGCCGCCCCGCCTGCGCTGGTGA
- a CDS encoding 2-isopropylmalate synthase, with amino-acid sequence MTNPARDPSRVLIFDTTLRDGEQSPGATMSHAEKLEIAQMLDEMGVDIIEAGFPIASEGDFAAVSDIARQAQNAVICGLARAQLPDIDRCWEAVRHARRPRIHTFIGTSPLHRAIPNLDMDQMADRIHQTVTHARNLCDNVQWSPMDATRTEHDYLCRVVEIAIKAGATTINIPDTVGYTAPRESADLIRMLLERVPGADEIVFATHCHNDLGMATANALAAVEAGARQIECTINGLGERAGNTALEEVVMALKVRHDIMPFSTGIDTRRIMGISRRVAQVSGFPVQFNKAIVGKNAFLHESGIHQDGVLKNVETFEIMRPADIGLNEANIAMGKHSGRAALRAKLADLGYELGDNQLKDVFVRFKALADRKKEVHDDDLVALMQDSMANTDTDYLQVRKLRVVCGGGEPAMATLTMVVGDAERTETRQGDGPVDAAFNAVDAMFDHHATLQLYQVHAVTEGTDAQATVSVRLEEDGRIATGQAADTDTILASVKAYTGALNRLKVRREKTAPDADAKQVSMYSH; translated from the coding sequence ATGACCAACCCCGCCCGCGATCCGTCCCGCGTCCTGATCTTTGACACCACCCTGCGCGATGGCGAACAATCGCCCGGCGCAACCATGTCCCATGCCGAAAAGCTGGAAATCGCCCAGATGCTGGACGAGATGGGCGTGGACATCATCGAGGCGGGCTTTCCCATCGCCTCGGAAGGCGATTTCGCCGCGGTGTCCGACATTGCCCGGCAGGCGCAGAACGCCGTCATCTGCGGCCTCGCGCGCGCCCAACTGCCCGACATCGACCGCTGCTGGGAAGCGGTGCGCCACGCTCGCCGCCCGCGCATTCATACCTTCATCGGCACGTCGCCCCTGCACCGGGCGATCCCCAACCTCGACATGGACCAGATGGCGGACCGCATCCACCAGACGGTCACCCATGCCCGTAACCTGTGCGACAACGTCCAGTGGTCGCCGATGGACGCGACGCGAACCGAACATGACTACCTGTGCCGGGTCGTGGAAATCGCGATCAAGGCGGGCGCCACGACGATCAACATCCCCGACACCGTCGGCTATACCGCCCCGCGCGAATCGGCCGACCTGATCCGCATGCTGCTGGAGCGGGTGCCCGGCGCGGACGAGATCGTCTTTGCCACGCATTGCCACAACGATCTGGGCATGGCGACCGCCAACGCGCTGGCCGCGGTCGAGGCCGGCGCGCGCCAGATCGAATGCACGATCAATGGCCTGGGCGAGCGCGCCGGCAACACCGCGCTTGAGGAGGTGGTCATGGCGCTGAAGGTGCGCCATGACATCATGCCATTTTCCACCGGCATCGACACGCGCCGCATCATGGGCATTTCCCGCCGCGTCGCGCAGGTCAGCGGTTTTCCCGTCCAGTTCAACAAGGCGATTGTCGGTAAGAACGCTTTCCTGCACGAATCGGGCATTCATCAGGACGGCGTTCTGAAGAACGTCGAGACGTTCGAGATCATGCGCCCCGCCGATATCGGCCTGAACGAGGCCAACATCGCCATGGGCAAGCATTCGGGCCGCGCCGCGCTGCGCGCCAAGCTGGCCGATCTGGGCTATGAGCTGGGCGACAACCAGCTGAAGGACGTGTTCGTGCGCTTCAAGGCGCTGGCCGACCGCAAGAAGGAGGTCCATGACGACGACCTGGTCGCCCTGATGCAGGACAGCATGGCGAACACCGACACCGACTATCTCCAGGTCCGCAAGCTGCGTGTCGTCTGCGGCGGGGGCGAGCCGGCGATGGCCACCCTGACCATGGTCGTCGGCGATGCCGAGCGGACCGAGACGCGGCAGGGCGACGGCCCGGTGGACGCCGCCTTCAACGCGGTGGACGCGATGTTCGACCATCACGCGACGCTGCAGCTGTATCAGGTCCATGCCGTGACCGAAGGCACCGATGCGCAGGCGACGGTCAGCGTCCGGCTGGAAGAGGACGGGCGCATCGCCACCGGGCAGGCAGCCGACACCGATACGATCCTTGCCTCGGTCAAGGCCTATACGGGCGCGCTGAACCGCCTGAAGGTGCGCCGGGAAAAGACGGCGCCCGATGCGGACGCCAAGCAGGTGTCGATGTATTCGCACTGA
- a CDS encoding YHS domain-containing (seleno)protein, producing the protein MLAAVMLIGALPVLADDAMGGVDVVSLRDSGRLIEGKTAFSTQWKGRAWTFANEANRAAFESNPRAYAPGFGGNCPVALSEGRRQPGSPRFAVVVGGTLYFTSNGEARERMQSDPQPVLDRAGAAWGKGRR; encoded by the coding sequence ATGCTGGCTGCCGTCATGCTGATCGGCGCCCTGCCGGTGCTGGCTGATGACGCCATGGGCGGCGTCGACGTGGTCAGCCTGCGCGACAGCGGCCGGCTGATCGAAGGCAAGACCGCCTTTTCAACCCAGTGGAAGGGTCGTGCCTGGACTTTCGCCAATGAGGCGAACCGCGCCGCCTTTGAATCCAATCCGCGCGCCTATGCGCCCGGCTTTGGCGGCAACTGCCCGGTGGCTCTCTCCGAAGGTCGCCGCCAGCCCGGATCGCCGCGTTTCGCCGTGGTGGTGGGCGGAACGCTTTATTTCACCTCGAACGGCGAGGCACGCGAACGGATGCAGTCCGATCCCCAGCCGGTTCTGGACCGGGCGGGCGCTGCATGGGGCAAGGGCCGCCGCTAG